In the Helianthus annuus cultivar XRQ/B chromosome 11, HanXRQr2.0-SUNRISE, whole genome shotgun sequence genome, one interval contains:
- the LOC110889907 gene encoding universal stress protein PHOS34 has protein sequence MQPSKTLPESDLPPIAAIKIKSSSPRIRPATIPPPTETPTTAAQRRIGIAVDLSDESAFAVKWAVNQYLRPGDAVILIHVRPTSVLYGADWGSVDLVDAENEESKSKLEDDFDTFTTTKSADLAQPLVDAHIPYKIHIVKDHDMKERLCLEVERLGLSAVIMGSRGFGAVKRGSDGRLGSVSDYCVRHCVCPVVVVRYDEKEAAVSGDPVVVSASAGVDEEDGDEFHDAVEERK, from the exons ATGCAACCATCAAAAACCCTACCGGAATCCGACCTACCACCAATCGCCGCCATCAAAATCAAATCCTCCTCCCCACGCATCCGCCCAGCCACCATCCCACCCCCCACCGAAACCCCAACCACCGCGGCCCAACGCCGCATCGGCATCGCCGTCGACCTCTCCGACGAGAGCGCCTTCGCCGTCAAATGGGCCGTTAACCAGTACCTCCGCCCGGGAGACGCCGTCATCCTCATCCACGTCCGCCCTACCTCCGTCCTCTACGGCGCTGATTGGGGCTCCGTTGACCTCGTTGACGCCGAAAACGAAGAGTCAAAATCAAAACTCGAAGACGATTTCGACACTTTCACCACTACTAAATCTGCTGACCTAGCGCAGCCTCTGGTGGACGCGCACATACCGTATAAGATCCATATTGTGAAAGATCATGATATGAAGGAGAGGCTGTGTTTGGAGGTTGAGAGGTTAGGGTTAAGTGCGGTTATTATGGGGAGTAGAGGGTTTGGTGCGGTCAAAAGGGGGAGTGATGGGAGGTTAGGGAGTGTTAGTGATTATTGTGTCAGGCATTGTGTGTGTCCTGTTGTGGTTGTCAGGTATGATGAGAAGGAGGCAGCGGTTTCGGGTGATCCGGTTGTTGTTTCGGCTTCTGCGGGTGTGGATGAGGAGGATGGGGATGAATTTCATGATGCCGTTGAGGAGCGGAAATG A